The genome window TAACCAACGAAAATATAGAAATTGGCGATCGGGTTATTGTCACCGGCGGTTCTTTGCAAGGCCTTACCGGTGAACTCATACAACGCAAGGGTGAATTTAAAGTCATTGTCCGCATAGAAGCATTCGGTTGTGCAATGGTAACTATTCCGGGAGCGTTGGTAGAACCCGTAAAAAACATATCCATATAAACATAAGACACGTTTATATACATCCTCCAGAACAGAGGTACCGGACACCTGATTATTATAAAATTCTTATCTATGGAAAAACATCCTGATTTCGATTTTTTTTCAGAATTGATGACTAACGCCAACATGGGTTGGTGGGAAGCCGATCTGGAAAATGAAATTTACATCTGTTCCCAATACATATCCAATTTACTGAATCTCGGACAAGACGGAATTATCAGTTTCTCCGATTTTAATAAACGTATTTTAAAAGAAGAACAACGGCCTACTACGGTTCATTCTTTTAATTTACAAAATACAAAAGAAGCCGTATATCTTCTCGATACCCTCAAAGGGCCTATATGGGTACGCAGTAAAATTTGTTTTCAAAAGATCGATAATAATGGTAAGACCATAGTTTACGGCATAGCCGAAACCCAAGACGGGCCAGACATGGCATCGGCTTATCAAGCTTTGCAAAAAAACGAAAGAATACTTTATACTATATATAAATATCTTCCCGTAGGTTTAGAATTATACGACATAAACGGTGTCCTGATCGATTTGAACGACAAAGAACTGGACATATTCCATTTAAAGAAAAAAGAAGACATACTGGGCATAAACATTTTCGAAAATCCCATTTTTCCCGAAGATATGAAAGAAAAACTGAGAAATAACGAAAATGCCGACTTTACTTTCCGGTACGACTTTTCGAAATTAAACGGATATTACCAGACAAAAAAGAAAAAAGGGACGATCGATCTGATGACAAAAGTCACTACTCTTTATGACGAAAATCAACAACCTTCGAACTACCTGCTGATTAATACCGATAAAACCGAATCAACTGTCGTTTATAATAAAATTCTGGAATTTGAAAAACTCTTTGAACTCGTAGGAAATTATTCGAAAGTAGGATATGCTTACTTTAATATCCTCTCTCAAAAAGGGCACGCATCTAAAAGTTGGTACAAGAATGTAGGAGAAAGATACGGAATTTCACTGAATAAAATAGTAGGTATATATTCCCATGTTCACCCGACTGATCGTAAGGTGTTAAATAATTTCATCACTGAAGCCAAAAACGGAACTGCCCAAAAACTCAGCCACGAGATACGGGTACTCAGAAAAAATGGAAAACATACCTGGACTCATGTCAATTTACTGGTAAATAATTACGATCCGCAAAATAATATTATAGAACTCATCGCGATCAACTATGATATTACAGAAATGAAACTTACTGAAGAAATGCTCATCAATGCAAAAAATAAAGCCGAAGAATCAGATCGTCTGAAATCTGCTTTTTTAGCCAGCATGAGTCACGAAATACGCACTCCGTTAAACGCGATCATCGGTTTTTCCAATTTATTATTATATGCCGATGATCAAACTGAAAAAGAACAGTATAACGCACTTATCAATCACAATAATGAATTATTACTTAAATTAATCGACGATATACTCGATCTCTCCAAAATCGAATCGGGTAGCTTAGAACTGATACCTTCCTGGTTTAATCTTTCTGAATTTATAGAAGAATGTATCAAGGAATTTTCAAGTCAGGCTCCTCCTCAGGTAAAGATTATATTCCATAAAGCCGACTACGATTTTTGGGTCGAGCTCGATATCATGCGTATTAAACAAATATTAAATAATT of Coprobacter tertius contains these proteins:
- a CDS encoding sensor histidine kinase, with protein sequence MEKHPDFDFFSELMTNANMGWWEADLENEIYICSQYISNLLNLGQDGIISFSDFNKRILKEEQRPTTVHSFNLQNTKEAVYLLDTLKGPIWVRSKICFQKIDNNGKTIVYGIAETQDGPDMASAYQALQKNERILYTIYKYLPVGLELYDINGVLIDLNDKELDIFHLKKKEDILGINIFENPIFPEDMKEKLRNNENADFTFRYDFSKLNGYYQTKKKKGTIDLMTKVTTLYDENQQPSNYLLINTDKTESTVVYNKILEFEKLFELVGNYSKVGYAYFNILSQKGHASKSWYKNVGERYGISLNKIVGIYSHVHPTDRKVLNNFITEAKNGTAQKLSHEIRVLRKNGKHTWTHVNLLVNNYDPQNNIIELIAINYDITEMKLTEEMLINAKNKAEESDRLKSAFLASMSHEIRTPLNAIIGFSNLLLYADDQTEKEQYNALINHNNELLLKLIDDILDLSKIESGSLELIPSWFNLSEFIEECIKEFSSQAPPQVKIIFHKADYDFWVELDIMRIKQILNNFISNALKNTTQGSIEISYQTQPNGIKISVSDTGPGIPPDKIDKIFERFEKLNSFTQGIGLGLPICKSIVEKMGGKIGVISEINRGSTFWFEIPCQILIADDTKNDQP